The following coding sequences are from one Carassius gibelio isolate Cgi1373 ecotype wild population from Czech Republic chromosome B7, carGib1.2-hapl.c, whole genome shotgun sequence window:
- the LOC127962549 gene encoding AKT-interacting protein isoform X1, with product MNPFWSMSTNAGRKRSDGEEQGGQGEQRSSPARPSFGKKQLPSIPKNAVPITKAASPASSTQSANGTHASYGPFYLEYSLLAEFTLVIKQKLPGIYVQPSYRSALMWFGVIFIRHGLYQDGVFKFTVYIPDNYPDGDCPRVVFDTPVFHPLVDPVSGELDVRRAFTKWRRNHNHIWQVLMYARTIFYKINTMDPLNPEAAVLYDKDIQLFKSKAVDSVKLCNSHLFDQPKIDDPYAISFSPWNPAVHEEAKEKMFAHKRRPEDYNKGLPVSGLSWVKPGSTQPFSKEDNPLQT from the exons ATGAACCCATTTTGGAGCATGTCGACAAACGCTGGTCGTAAG AGATCTGATGGTGAGGAGCAGGGTGGCCAAGGGGAGCAGAGATCCAGTCCAGCTCGTCCTTCGTTTGGTAAAAAGCAGCTTCCTTCCATCCCAAAGAATGCCGTCCCCATTACTAAAGCCGCCTCGCCCGCCTCCTCTACACAGTCTGCCAACGGCACCCATGCCTCATATGGCCCTTTTTACCTGGAGTACTCGCTGCTCGCTGAGTT CACATTGGTGATCAAGCAGAAGCTCCCTGGCATATATGTACAGCCTTCATACAGATCAGCACTAA TGTGGTTTGGTGTAATTTTCATTCGACATGGCTTGTACCAAGATGGTGTGTTCAAGTTCACAGTCTACATTCCTGATAACTACCCAGATGGAGACTGTCCT AGGGTTGTGTTCGACACCCCAGTTTTCCACCCACTAGTGGACCCGGTCTCTGGAGAGCTGGATGTGAGGAGAGCTTTCACCAAATGGag GCGAAACCACAATCATATCTGGCAGGTCCTTATGTACGCCCGCACAATCTTCTATAAGATCAACACCATGGATCCACTCAACCCAGAGGCTGCAGTGCT GTATGACAAAGACATCCAGCTCTTCAAAAGCAAAGCGGTAGACAGTGTCAAGCTATGCAATAGTCACCTGTTTGATCAGCCCAAGATAGATGACCCTTATGCAATAAG CTTCTCTCCGTGGAATCCAGCGGTGCATGAAGAGGCAAAAGAGAAGATGTTTGCACATAAA CGGCGGCCAGAGGATTATAACAAGGGACTGCCGGTGTCTGGGCTGTCTTGGGTGAAGCCTGGTTCCACTCAGCCCTTCAGCAAAGAGGACAACCCCCTTCAGACGTGA
- the LOC127962549 gene encoding AKT-interacting protein isoform X2: MNPFWSMSTNAGRKRSDGEEQGGQGEQRSSPARPSFGKKQLPSIPKNAVPITKAASPASSTQSANGTHASYGPFYLEYSLLAEFTLVIKQKLPGIYVQPSYRSALMWFGVIFIRHGLYQDGVFKFTVYIPDNYPDGDCPRVVFDTPVFHPLVDPVSGELDVRRAFTKWRRNHNHIWQVLMYARTIFYKINTMDPLNPEAAVLYDKDIQLFKSKAVDSVKLCNSHLFDQPKIDDPYAISFSPWNPAVHEEAKEKMFAHKVSV; encoded by the exons ATGAACCCATTTTGGAGCATGTCGACAAACGCTGGTCGTAAG AGATCTGATGGTGAGGAGCAGGGTGGCCAAGGGGAGCAGAGATCCAGTCCAGCTCGTCCTTCGTTTGGTAAAAAGCAGCTTCCTTCCATCCCAAAGAATGCCGTCCCCATTACTAAAGCCGCCTCGCCCGCCTCCTCTACACAGTCTGCCAACGGCACCCATGCCTCATATGGCCCTTTTTACCTGGAGTACTCGCTGCTCGCTGAGTT CACATTGGTGATCAAGCAGAAGCTCCCTGGCATATATGTACAGCCTTCATACAGATCAGCACTAA TGTGGTTTGGTGTAATTTTCATTCGACATGGCTTGTACCAAGATGGTGTGTTCAAGTTCACAGTCTACATTCCTGATAACTACCCAGATGGAGACTGTCCT AGGGTTGTGTTCGACACCCCAGTTTTCCACCCACTAGTGGACCCGGTCTCTGGAGAGCTGGATGTGAGGAGAGCTTTCACCAAATGGag GCGAAACCACAATCATATCTGGCAGGTCCTTATGTACGCCCGCACAATCTTCTATAAGATCAACACCATGGATCCACTCAACCCAGAGGCTGCAGTGCT GTATGACAAAGACATCCAGCTCTTCAAAAGCAAAGCGGTAGACAGTGTCAAGCTATGCAATAGTCACCTGTTTGATCAGCCCAAGATAGATGACCCTTATGCAATAAG CTTCTCTCCGTGGAATCCAGCGGTGCATGAAGAGGCAAAAGAGAAGATGTTTGCACATAAAGTGAGTGTGTGA